One region of Pseudoalteromonas galatheae genomic DNA includes:
- the yjjG gene encoding pyrimidine 5'-nucleotidase, translating to MPNYTHILFDADETLFSFNAKLGLQTLFTQYDVVFTDEDYEEYNSLNAPLWVQYQNGEIDAKTLQVTRFSRWAEKLNVAPESLNAGFLAAMAEICQPLPGAKALLDSLKGQCTLAIITNGFAALQQKRLEHTGLVDRFSEVVISELVGKAKPDPSIFAHTLALLGNPDKSKVLMVGDTPASDILGANRFGIDSCWLKHDGKVCPEHIKPTYTVESLRELQAILMG from the coding sequence ATGCCGAACTATACACATATTTTATTTGATGCGGATGAAACCTTATTTAGCTTTAATGCCAAACTTGGATTACAAACGCTGTTTACTCAATATGACGTTGTGTTCACTGACGAGGACTACGAAGAATATAACAGCTTGAATGCGCCACTTTGGGTGCAGTATCAAAATGGTGAAATTGACGCAAAAACACTTCAGGTAACGCGTTTTAGCCGCTGGGCTGAAAAACTTAATGTTGCGCCTGAATCGCTCAATGCGGGATTCTTGGCAGCGATGGCAGAAATTTGCCAACCGCTACCGGGTGCAAAAGCATTACTCGACAGCCTGAAAGGCCAATGTACTTTGGCTATTATTACCAACGGATTTGCCGCGCTTCAGCAAAAAAGATTGGAACATACCGGCCTTGTGGATCGTTTTTCTGAAGTGGTGATCTCTGAGTTGGTGGGTAAAGCCAAGCCAGATCCGAGTATTTTTGCGCATACGTTAGCGCTGTTGGGGAATCCCGATAAATCCAAAGTATTAATGGTTGGCGACACGCCAGCGAGTGACATTTTAGGCGCAAACCGCTTTGGGATTGATAGCTGTTGGTTAAAGCATGATGGCAAAGTCTGCCCCGAGCATATCAAGCCAACCTATACCGTAGAGTCTCTTAGAGAGTTGCAAGCGATTTTAATGGGGTAA
- the yjjX gene encoding inosine/xanthosine triphosphatase, which yields MDVLTILVGSKNPVKINAAKTIFAQYFPNAKIDCQGISAPSLVADQPLGEQATREGAENRVTYLQQHHQADFYCAMEGGAAKFEYGAATFAYVVIADNRRTSVGRSCNLPLPASVYTRLEQGEELGHVMDDLFNTTNIKQQGGAIGLLTNHLATRESSYTQALLLAMAPFNHPEMYL from the coding sequence ATGGACGTGCTTACCATTTTAGTGGGGTCTAAAAACCCAGTAAAAATCAATGCTGCAAAAACCATCTTTGCGCAATACTTTCCCAATGCAAAAATTGACTGTCAGGGTATCTCAGCGCCGAGTCTCGTTGCGGATCAGCCTTTAGGTGAACAAGCCACCCGCGAAGGCGCAGAGAATCGTGTTACTTACTTACAGCAACATCATCAAGCCGATTTTTATTGTGCCATGGAAGGAGGCGCTGCCAAATTTGAATACGGTGCAGCTACTTTTGCTTATGTCGTCATTGCGGATAACCGTCGTACAAGTGTCGGCCGTAGTTGTAATTTGCCTCTTCCGGCGTCGGTGTACACACGTCTTGAACAAGGTGAAGAGCTAGGACATGTAATGGACGACCTGTTCAACACCACCAATATCAAGCAGCAAGGCGGTGCGATCGGTTTATTAACCAACCATCTTGCCACCAGAGAAAGTAGCTACACGCAAGCCTTATTACTCGCGATGGCACCCTTTAATCACCCAGAGATGTATTTATAA